The Sulfurospirillum deleyianum DSM 6946 nucleotide sequence TCTCTTTGGCAACCAAAATCACTTTAATACCGCTTTTTTCAAAGAGCTCTTTTCCCATTTCATCTATCTTTTGCGCTGTTCTCTCTTCTAAAATCGCATCCGATTGAACAAAATGAGACTCCATGGCAAAAAGCGGTACAAAGGCAAAAAGAGCGCTAAAAAACGCCCTTTTTACCTTTACATGTAAAGCCATTTTCCTTAACCAATGAACAGATGATTGGGAGTAAGTACCGCCCACGCTGTTACAATCGCTAAAATAATAAGCCCTGCTGTAATGATTTTATCCATATTGTCTGCCATCATTTACTCCCTCCTGACGTCTCAATCACTTTTTGCGTCGCATTTTGTGTATCTCGCATTTTAATCGCTTGAGGATCTGTCAATTTATACGGTTTATCCGCAACAACTTGTTGCGCACTAATGCCCCATATCGTCAACCCAGCTAAAATAGACAATAGTAAAACAGTTGCAATCAACATCCCTGTGATGCCATTGAGACCAAAAATGTTTCGATTGGTATTTTCCATCTTTTATCCTTATTTTGCTAATGAGCTAACATAGGTGCCAACGGCTGTTTTTTGAACATTGCTTAAGCGACCATCGTTAAATTTAGGCATATTTCCAATAGCGCCTTTTTTGCCTGTTCCTAAAACATTCACTACAAATTGCGCACTGCCATAGGTACTTAAATCAGGAGCGCTTCCTGCCATACCTTTTCCATCTTCACCATGACACGCCGAGCATGTTGCCCAAAGTGCACGACCCTCTTCAACAAGGGCTGGATTCTTCGTTTTTTTGACGCTCGAAATTTCTTGCATCATAAATGCCGCCACTGCTTTTGCACTTTGCTCATCCAACAATCCTGCTGGCATTTCACCCAAAGGATACTCTGAGCCTTTTGCACCATTCACAATGGCGTGAACAACAGCTGCTTCATTGCCCCATTGCTCAAGATTTGCCGCTTTTCCATTAATACCATCACCCGTAACACCATGACAAGGAGCACATTGAACAAGAAAGATGCCCTCACCCATTGCCATCAGTGTTGCTTTATCAGGATTGGAGAATTTACTCTCAAACTGTGTCGTATGACCTTTAACCTCATCATTATACTCACCAATTTGTGAATATGAATTGAGAGGATACCCTACGAAAAAGTACCATAATGCCCAAATCATAGTACCTAAAAAAGAGAGCGACCATCCAATAGGGAGAGGATTTTTATACTCACCAATTCCATCCCAATTCTCTTTTGTTAACTCTCCACTGCTTTTGTCGGTTTTCATCTGTTGAATGTACTTCCAAGACACACCGATGGTGAGAATTAAAATTGCTGCGGCACCAAGCAATGCCAATACGTTTACATTGTCATTCAGCCAATTCATCTATTGCTCCTCTTTATTCTTTCTCTTTATTCGACGGTGTACGGGATTCAACTGGAGCATCGTCAAGATTATCATGCAGAGCAATATTAGAATACTGCTCATAGTTTCTTGTACCTTTTTTTTCAGCCTTATACAAATGATACAAATAGCTGTACAAAATGACGGCTAAAAAAATCGTAAAAAAGATATAACCATACGCTTGAAGCTCTCTAATTGTTTCCATATTCACCGTATGCACCTTATTTTAAGCTGTTAAGATAGGCAATCATTGCCACAATCTCTTTAATCTCGCCTCGTTTGAAAGCCTCTTTAACCTCAGAATCTTTCATATCTGCCACAATCAAAGCTGCCTCTTCCATGAGTGCTTTTTTTGCTTCATCATAGGTTCCAAGTTTAGGCATATCTGGCTGATCATAAGGAACATTAAAGACTTTTTTAACGGTTAATGCTTCAGCATACGCTGTCTCAATATCCGTATTATTTTTAAACATATGCTTATACGCTGGCATGATAGAGCCAGGAACAACACTTTGAGGTGCTAACATATGGTACTCGTGCCAATCGGTTGTTCGATAATTTCCAACCCGCATCAAGTCAGGACCCGTACGTTTACTTCCCCAAAGGAATGGTCGATCATACGCATATTCACCGCTTAAAGAGTACATACCATAACGGTCTGTTTCAGATTTAAAAGGACGAACCAACTGTGAATGGCAAGCATTACAGCTATCTTTAATATAGATTTGACGTCCCGCAAGTTCCAAAACCGTATAAGGTTTTGTACCTGTTACAGGACGAGCACTCTCCATAAAGTCTGGAAGAATCGTCACAACACCCGCATAAGCAATCACCAAAAAGACACCTACCGCAAAAAAGAATGGGTTTTTTTCTAACCAATGAAACATAATTCTACCCTCCCCTTACGCTGCCATAGGTGAAGCATTTTGAGGTTCTCGCTCAATCGCTTTACTTACAGTCATGGTTTTATATAAATTATACGCAAACATAAAGAAACCAATTAAATACAACAATCCACCTGTCGCACGAAGCGCATAGTAAGGAATGAGTACGGTTACGGTATCAATGAAAGAGTATGCAAGATTTCCGTATTGATCCGTTGCTCTCCACATCATACCCTGTGTAATACCTGCAATCCACATGCTAGAGAAGTACATCACGATACCTGTGGTTTGAATCCAAAATTGAGATTCCATCAATTTTTTACTGTAAAGTTCACGCTTATACATACGTGGCGCCATATGATACAAGGCTGCCATGGTCATAAAGCCAACCCAGCCCAACGTACCATCATGAACGTGACCTGGAATCCAATCCGTAAAGTGTGCTAACGCATTAACCGATTTAATCGCTTGAATTGGACCTTCAAGTGTACTTAACATGTAAAAGGTTGAAGCAAAAATCATAAATTTAATCAAAGGATTCTCTTTGAGTTGACCCCATTGTCCTTTCATGGTTAAAAGCATATTAATCGCACTACCCCATGATGGAAGAATCAAAATAATAGAGAAAATAGAACCCATTGTTTGAACCCAATCAGGCACCGTTGAGTAGAGTAAATGGTGTCCACCTGCCCAAAGGTAAACAAACATCAAACCCCAAAATGAAAGAAGAGATAATTTATAAGAAAAAACTGGCTGACCTGATTCTTTTGGCAAGAAGTAATAAATCATCGCAATAATAGGCACGGTGAAAACAAACGCCACAGCGTTATGTCCATACCACCATTGAACCATCGCATCATTGGTTCCTGCATACATGGAAACAGAGTGATACCATTTACCCATACCCGCAACAAAATAAGTTGGAACTTCCATGTTATTGAAAAGATAGAGCATTGCCACACCTAAAAAGGTTGCGATGTAGTACCACATAGAGATATAAAGTGTTTTTTCACGTCTGATACCAATCAAACCAAAAATACTAATACCCCACATAACCCATACCACAACCACAGCGATATCGAGTGGCCATTCTAGCTCTGCGTACTCTTTAGACGTACCAATACCCATAAACAAAGTCACAACTGCCACAAGAATTGTGATCATATAAATCCAAAAATGAAGTCGTCCGACAATCATCAAAAATGGAGATTCTGCCATAGAAACTTTAAGCACACGTTGCCCAACGTAGTACCAAGTAGCAAAAATTCCACTCAACAAAAAGCCAAAAATAACCCCTGACGTGTGAAGTGGTCTTAAACGACCAAACGTGCCATATTCACCCGCTAAATAATTCAAATCTGGAAACGCCATCTGATAGGCAATAACAACACCTATTACCATACCAATGATTCCAAATAGAATCGTTGCGTAGGTAAAACATTTCGCTACGGAATAATCATAGTTCAATGCATGATTAGCCTGCATCAATTCCTCCTGTTTGTCTTTTTATGTCACAAAAATATCACATAATGGAGAAATTATAGTGAAGAGAATCTGCAATAAAGCTTAATAAGATTAAATTTGTGTTAAATGAAAAATATGGAAAAAATGTTTAACTAAGAAGAAAGCAAGAACAATGAAATTATCGTTCTTGCATATTTATTTTGTAGCCAAGTCCTGGAATGTTTTTGATAAAGTCTTTGTCCGTTTTTTCACGAACACGCTTAATAAAGGTGCGAATTGCTGAATCTGTTACTTTTTTGTTTGTCCAAACGTATTTTTTAATCTCATCATGCAACACAAACACTCCGAGATTTTTGACTAAAATGGAGATAAAAAGCAACTCTTTTTTGGTTAAAAAAATCGTTTTTCCCTCTTTAACAAGAACCCGCCTACTTTTGTCAAATTGATAGTTAAAACCCAAATCGACACTATCACTCTCTTCAAAAAGTTCTCGTGAAATATGTCGTAAGGTCGACAAGAGTTCATCAGGGTCAATCGGCTTAATCAAATACTTATCAATGCCTACATCAATCGCTTCTAAAAGTTTTTCTCTTTCACTAAACGCACTTAAAATAACAATGGGAGTTTGTTTTGAGAACTGCTTAATCTCTTTTGCCATACTCAAACCATCCATAATGGGCATCATAATGTCTGTGATGACAATATCTGGCTTATATTTTTTAAATTTTTTCAGCCCATCTTCACCATCGCGTGCCAAAATAAATTTAGCAAACTCATCGCTAAGCGCTTTTTGCAGTGCCTCTCGTAGATACTCCTCATCTTCGACACATAAAACTGTTAATTTCGATAATCCACTCATCTCTTTCCCTTTTACTCTTTTGCGGCAGGTATCGTTAGTGTAAAACACGCACCCTTATTTTCATTATGGGCAACGATGGAGCCTTTCATGCTATTATTGACAATCATTTTACTCATATAAAGCCCAAGCCCTGTGCCCGAACTTGCGTGTTTGGTCGTAAAATAAGGTTCAAAAATTTTGTCTAAAATCCCCTCTTCAATACCACCAGCATTGTCACATAAACGCATTATAGCATCTCCTTGCGTTGTTGTGTCAATTTCAATATAAATTAATCTTTTTTTAAGATTAATTCCATTAAATGCATCAATGGCATTATTCATTATATTAATCAAAACTTGCGAAAATTCATTGAAGAATCCCTTGATTTTGACATCTTTTTTTACATCAAGTTTAATATAAATTTTATTTTTTTCCAGTGTCCCTCGCATAATATCAATCGCTTCTTGGGCAACACTGCTAAGCATAAAAAAATCACTTTGACGTTCAGGACTAAAAAAATTACGAAAATCCTCAATCGTTTCAGACATTTTTGAGATAATACGTTTAGCGTGAATATAACTCTCTTCAAACGCTTCATCTTTATCATTGCCTTGTTTGGTATAAACTTTTTTCATCTGATAAAGCGTAATGGTCAGTTCTGAAAGAGGCTGTCTCCATTGGTGCGCAATATTAGCAATCATCTCTCCCATGGAAGCTAAACGGGATTGCTGAAACAAAAAACGATCTTTCTCTCGATTTTTTTCAACCTCTTCTTTGACACGCTCTTCTAGGGTTTGGTTTAACTCCATCAAGGCTTTTGTCTGCTCTTGAACACGCTTTTCTAACGTTGCGTTTAAATCTTCTAATTCTTCATCTTTAGCGATAAGTGCCTCACTTAATCGCACACTCTCTGTGACATCATAACGAATTGCTATAAATTCTTCAATCTCATCTTCTTCATTTAAAATGGGAAATACTGTGGTATTAACATAAAATGTCGAACCATCTTTAGCACGATTTTTAACGGTTGATTTATAGGTTTTTTTTTGAAGAATCGTTTGCCACATTTGCTTAAAAGTCGAGGCTGGAACATCAGGATGTCTGACAATATTGTGATTTTGACCTATTAATTCTTCTTTCGTATAGCCCGAAATTTTACAAAATTCATCGTTAACAAACGTAATAATGCCATAGACATCCGTCTTTGAGATGATATTACTGCTTTCAATAGCATGCTGATACTGCTCTAGCTTCATCCTATCCCACAACCGCACTGTAGCCAAGATAGGACATATAAATACCATAAAGGACAATAATCAAAGAAGCAATTTTAATCATCCAATCTCGAAAGACGTTTCCTTTTAAAAATCCAACCACATATCCCAGTCCTAACATCACAGGCATGGTGGCTAACCCAAAGAGTGCCATTGTCAAAGCCCCATAAAACGCAGAGCCTGATGTAGCCGCTTTCGCTAAAAAGAAGTACACCAAACCACAGGGTAAAAAACCATTTAAAACACCCAGTCCATAAAAACTGACCATTTTTTTCGTATGAATTAAGTAAGAAAAGAGTTTTTTTACAAAGGGATGAAAAGCGAGATTGGACTCTAGCGACGTTAAAAATTTTATTTTTCCCATCATGGAAAGTCCCATTAACACCATGATGATACCCGCTACAAAGTAGAAATATCCACTTACATAAGCTGAAAATGTAAAAAGTGAGCCTAAGGCACCAAAAAGAAGACCTAAAACAACATAGGCACTCATACGTCCAAAATTATAAATCAAATGGGCAAAAAACTGATGTAAAGCAGCAGAAGAGGGATCAATTTTAGCGCTTGTGTACGCCATTACAAATCCCCCACACATACCAATGCAGTGCCCTAAACTTCCTAAAAAAGCAACACTAAGAATTGCTGAAATATCAATTGCGTTTATGACACTGCTCCCCTAAGAAGATTAAAGTCTGTTAGCAAACTCTTGAAAAATGTATTTACTTTCATGAGGACCAGGACTGGCTTCTGGATGATGTTGCACTGAAAAAATAGGTGCATCGTTATACTCCAACCCCTCAATGGTATTGTCAAAAAGGTTAATATGCGTTACCTTTGCAATGGAACAGACGGATTCTGGAACATTGTAATTGTGATTTTGTGCGGTAATCTCAACAATATTTGTTTTCGTGTTTTTAACAGGATGGTTACCACCGTGTTGACCAAATTTCAATTTGTAAGTTGGATGACCATGCGCAATAGAAAGCAGTTGGTGTCCTAAACAAATACCAAACATAGGTACTTTTGCTTCAATTAATTTGCTAATTTGCGCAACCTCTTTTTTAAGAATAAGAGGATCTCCCGGCCCGTTGGATAAAAAGAGTCCGTGAATCTCTCCTCTTTTATAACGCTCAATAATCTCATCGGCACTAAAATCATGAGGAATCACTTCAACCTCAAGTCCTGTTGCACATAACTCATTTAAAATATTGCGCTTAATACCAAAATCAACCGCAACAATTTTTTTGCCTAAATTATTGTGAGCAGCATTGTAAGACTGTGTTTCAGCATTCCAAACACCCTTTACATGTAAATAAGATTTTTTAGTTCCAACCTGCTCAATATAATTGACCTCTTCAATACGAGGACTGTTTTTGAGCATTGTTTTAAGCGTCTCTTTATCACTCACTTCGGTTGAGGCAATCATCATTTGAGGACCACCATCTCGAATCATCTTGGTAAGGTAGCGTGTATCAATCTCACAAATACCCATACTGTCATGTTTTTTCAAAAGTGAAGGTAAGTTTTCTCTCGCTCTAAAATTCGAAGGTATCTCATTCAAACTTCTGACAAACATACCACTGGCATGAATGCTTTGGCTTTCCATATCGTCATCATTACACCCAACAATACCAATTTCAGGCATGGTGAAAACGACAAATTGTCCTGCGTAACTTGGATCACTCATAATCTCTTGATACCCGCTCATTGAGGTATTAAAAACAATTTCACCCGTTCTTGAGCCCTCAAAGCCAAAACTTTTCGCTTCTAAAAACACCCCATTTTCAAGGTAAATCCATACAGGTTTTAACATCATGACAACATTCCTCTTCTTCTCAACTCTTCTTCATACAATTTCTCAAAAATCAAATCATACTCTTCAGAACCAGGGACAAGTTTGCGCTTATAATTCGCTATTTTATCTGCTACTTCATTTTCAATCTCTTGAAAATGTTCCACATAAGCTTCAATAGCCATATATACGACATTCTTAATACGATTTTCAGAAACATTGTATTCAATTAATCCCTGCTTCCAACATGTTTCTAAAATTTTATGTGCCACTTCATTGTATCTATCTTCATACGATAAAATAACACCAAACTCACGCGCGAGTTTTTTCTTAATCAACCAAAACATATTTCTTCGGTCAACCCGCTGAAATTCCATCTCATCTTCATTTTGATCCAAAATTTCGATAACACGTTCTTCCAATGCTGTCTCTTTTTTTATATCTTCGACAATCAAATCTTCTGCAACTTTGACAACAGGCTCCAAGCCCTTGAACATGGTAACAAATCCGCAATTTAAAATATCGATCGCTATTTTATTGGCTATATAAGGGGCATGAGGCAATCTGATTTTCATCCATAAACCTTACTTCTGAATTTTGACATATTGTATCGAAGCTAAGGTAAATATCTGTTTAGAGAAAGTTTGAAGGGATTTTGTCACTCTTTTGTTTGATTGTTTTCTACAAAAGGAGGACCTTTTTTGAGGCTTTGTGTAATCTCCGAAGCAATTTGCGGATCCATTTTTGCCATAATCTGTGAGACTTTTTTAGGCGGTAAAGTAAACAAAATAGCAGCACCTTCATGCACAGGAAGTTTTTCAATAATCGCTGCAGCTGCAGCATCTTTCATTTTGATATAGGTTTCATCAAGTTTATCGTTTTTCTTCGCTTCAATTTGCTCCAAAAGCTTTTTATTTTCTGCAAGCATTGAAGCGATACGTTTCTCTTTTACCTCGATTTCCTCTTTGGTTTTCGCTAAAGCGCTCTCTTTTTCCTTCAAAACACTTTTTTGTTTTTCAAAAAGAACATTGGTCGCTGCTTGAAGGGCTTCAAAAGATTGTCTGGCTTCATCAATCTTCTCAATCTCTTTTAAAAGCTCACTTTTACGCTCTTCAAAAACCTTCGTACAATCAATGGCTTCAGCCCATAAAAATGTCGCTACTAGAAGTATCCAAAATGCTCTCATACCCTTCCTTTTTGGCTCATTTCACCTGCAAATAACATCGTGGATATCTCATCTAAATAGAGCTGTTCTTCTCTCTTGATTTTTGCCATCATCACTTGAAGTTCTTGCTCTTCTAAATATTTAATTTTTTCATATTCAACATGAGCTTTTTGATACTCTACTTGGAGCTTTTTGATGACCTGTAAAAGGGCTATCAGTTCTTCTTCATGCCTCTTTTTTTCACGATTTAAAATACTTTTTTGTTCACTCACCATCAAAAAAGCCGATACCAATCCTTCTTTCGGGAGTTGAGTCTGTGTAATTTCATCGTAGAGTGAGCTAATTTTATGGCGAATAAGTCGTTCTTTATGTTGATGTTTTATCAGCTCTCGCTCAATCGTATCACGTTTTTGTTTGCGAATCTTTGCGATTTTCGAGAACTGACTTTTCATCAAAATACCTTTACATGTAAAGATTATAAAATAATCGTATCGTTCCTATCTGGACTCGTTGAAATCAGTCCTACTTTCGTTCCTGTTAGAACCTCAATACGTCGAATATAAGCTTTCGCAGTTTCAGGAAGTTCTTCAAACTTACGACACCCTACGACACTTCCCCACCCTGGTAACTCTTCATAAATGGGAACAATATTTTCCAAATCTTCAGGTAAGGTTTCCACACGCCCGCCATTTATTTCATAGGCAACACATACTTTAATCGTTTCAAATCCATCCAAAACATCAAGTTTCATAATCGCTAAATCATCACACCCATTGATACGACTGGCATAACGACACGCTACCGCATCAAACCATCCACAACGGCGAGGTCTTCCTGTAGAAGTACCAAACTCTTTGCCTTTTTCACGAAGATTATCCCCATCGTTCCCAAAATCTTCTGTCGGGAAAGGTCCATTGCCCACACGAGTACAGTACGCTTTAACAATCCCCGTAACTTTACCAATATCTTTAGGATTCAATCCCAATCCCACACACGCACCCGCACTAATCGTATTGGAACTGGTGACAAAAGGATACGTTCCATGATCAATGTCTAACATCGTGCCTTGAGCACCCTCTAAAAGCACTTTTTTCTGTGCATCCAGTAAACCCCAGACCATGTGTGTGGTGTCACTTAGAAAAGGTAAAAGCACACTTGCATAACCATCAAGTTCTTCTTTAAGGGTTTTAAAATCTGGAGTCACAATGCCTAACGCACCAAAAAGAGCTCTGTTTTCTTCATAAAATTCTACCAAAGCTGTTGCCAATTTTGTCGTATCTCTAAGCTCTCCTAAACGATGACCACTGCGCTCAATCTTACTGCCATAGCTAGGTCCAATGCCCCGACCTGTTGTTCCAATCGCTTTTTCACCACGCAGTTTTTCTTTGGCTTGGTCAATTAAAATGTGATGATTTAAAATCATATGTGCTTTATCACTGACAAACAAACGCCCTGCTAAGTTTTCAAATTGTTCCATCTCTTTAATGAGTGCCTCAGGAGAGACCACCACACCATTGCCAATCACATTAATCGCTTTAGGATTGAGAATGCCTGAGGGAATTAAATGTAAAGCATAACGAACCCCATCTACCCAAATGGTATGCCCCGCATTATGACCGCCTTGGTAACGACACACCACATCGTACTCTTGCGCCATCAAATCAACAATTTTTCCTTTACCCTCATCGCCCCACTGGATGCCTACGATCATATCTGCTTTCATTTATTGCCCATCTCTTTTCATTAATATTTCAATTAAATTATCAGTATAAAGCCCAAAACCGCTTGAAGCGATTCCCTCACAATCATAACTTCCACCCACGCCTACGGTAAAATTTTTATCAATAAACCGAAAGAACAACGCATTGTAATAACGCATCTTCACATAATACAGTGGAGAAAATACAAAATTATCATACGAAATTTCTGCAGAAAGTGTTTTAAGCTTTTCTAGCTCTCCTTTAAGCTCCAGAGGCACTTCATCTATCACTGCTTCTAACTCTTCAAGGCTTTGTAAACACGTTAATTTTGTCAGCCATGGAATATTAAACGCCAACAATTTTTGTAATTGCCCTTTTTCAAAGACACTCAAATCAAGTGCTAACATCTGCGCAATGATTTTTGGAATCTGAATATTGCTTACATGTAAAAGTGGTTTCAGCTCAAATTTTGCAAAAAGAGAAAACGTTGTCGCCAAACTCAAACGCAAATTTTCTTCCCCAATCAGCTCCGCACCGATTTGGTGAACTTCATGACTGGGGTAGCGAAATACAGGCTGAATATAAAACCATTTGGAATGTTTCGTACTTCTTCCCACTCGTTTGGTGACCAAACGCACTGCATCCATGGTACTATCAGCACGTAATGAAACAATGTGGTTTTGCTCATCAGAAAAACGCAACAACTCCTTTTCATCAATGCTTTGATGTTGATGATAGGAAAAAAATGGCGTGACAATCTCTTGAAATCCTGCTTCATACAGCAAATCACTTGCAACCCTCTCCAATGTCCGCTTTAATTTAGCACTCTCGCCAAAATAAAGTTTGCTTCCTGTGGGTATTTCGTGCTCATAAATCATGCATTAGCCTCGGTAAAATTCTTGCGTAAAAACGCGATTTGCCGTTCCATCAAATGAACGAATACCCAGCTCTGAAAGTGCCATCTCAACCGCATTGAGTGTCCACGCTGTTTCATACACTTCTACAAGCCCCATATGATTGATTCTAAAAAGCGTCTCTTTAATATGGTCTTGCCCTCCTGCCATATTCACGCCATATTTGGTTTTCAAAAGTTTACGAATCTTACTCGCATCCTCATGTAAAACTGCACTCATAGCGTAAGCAGGTACTTTAGGATAGATACGAAGACCTAGCGATTCTAGGGCTTTGTTGGTTGCCATTGCCCTTTTGTGAGTATCTGCATAGAGTTTTTCTAAGCCACCCTTCGCATCAATCAACTCGCACATCGCAACCAAACCAATCACCAATGTCGTAGCCGCTGTCCATGCTGTCGTATTTTTACGTTGATTTTTGAGCTCTGTTTTGAGATTAAAATAGTACCCTGCCCCATTTCCCGCTTCAATCATTGCTAATGCCTCTGCATTTAAACCAATGAAAGCAAGACCAGGTGGAAGCATTAAGGCTTTTTGACTTCCTGAAATGAGCGCATCAATGTATGTCGTATCGACTTTTTCCACACCGACCGCTGTAATACCATCAGCAATCACCATAATCGTAGGTCGTACCGCTTTAACTGCTTTAGCAACAGCTTCCACAGGATGTCGAAGACCACCCGCACTCTCACACACTTGCATACAAACCGCATCAATGCTCGTATCATTTTTCACCAACTCAACAATCGCATCCACGCTAACAGGTGTATCCCACTCATTTTTAATTTCAACAAAAGGTTTGTTGTATGCCGCACAAATCTTGCCAAAACGCTCACCAAATTTACCCGAATTGACCACAACGGCTTTGCTGTGACATAAATGAAGCACACACGCTTCCATCGCTCCTGTTCCGCTAGAAGCCAACATCACCACCTCTTCCATATCAAAAAGAGTTTTCAAATACGCACGTGCTTTTCCAAAAATCGCCTCAAATTCAGGCGTTCTATGATGGATAGTGGGTGTGCTCATTGCCACACGAACAGATTCAGGAACGGGAGTTGGGCCAGGTGTCAAAAGTAACATAATGCAGATCCTCGAAATGTAGTTTTAGAGGTGATTGTAACAAAACTATGCTTGTTGTTTCTTTAGGCATTAAGCCCTCAAAAACAGGCTCAAACGTCTGTCATTCATTCGCAATCTTTTTAGGTTATACTTCTTTACATGTAAAAAGAGTTAAAAGTCTTTTTTAAGTCTTTTTGAAGTTCTAAAATTAAATTAATAATTTCAATAAATTATGAAAGAAGTCTAACATTCTAAAGGA carries:
- a CDS encoding DUF507 family protein, with translation MKIRLPHAPYIANKIAIDILNCGFVTMFKGLEPVVKVAEDLIVEDIKKETALEERVIEILDQNEDEMEFQRVDRRNMFWLIKKKLAREFGVILSYEDRYNEVAHKILETCWKQGLIEYNVSENRIKNVVYMAIEAYVEHFQEIENEVADKIANYKRKLVPGSEEYDLIFEKLYEEELRRRGMLS
- a CDS encoding DUF4006 family protein; the encoded protein is MENTNRNIFGLNGITGMLIATVLLLSILAGLTIWGISAQQVVADKPYKLTDPQAIKMRDTQNATQKVIETSGGSK
- the ccoO gene encoding cytochrome-c oxidase, cbb3-type subunit II, whose translation is MFHWLEKNPFFFAVGVFLVIAYAGVVTILPDFMESARPVTGTKPYTVLELAGRQIYIKDSCNACHSQLVRPFKSETDRYGMYSLSGEYAYDRPFLWGSKRTGPDLMRVGNYRTTDWHEYHMLAPQSVVPGSIMPAYKHMFKNNTDIETAYAEALTVKKVFNVPYDQPDMPKLGTYDEAKKALMEEAALIVADMKDSEVKEAFKRGEIKEIVAMIAYLNSLK
- a CDS encoding sulfite exporter TauE/SafE family protein, with protein sequence MNAIDISAILSVAFLGSLGHCIGMCGGFVMAYTSAKIDPSSAALHQFFAHLIYNFGRMSAYVVLGLLFGALGSLFTFSAYVSGYFYFVAGIIMVLMGLSMMGKIKFLTSLESNLAFHPFVKKLFSYLIHTKKMVSFYGLGVLNGFLPCGLVYFFLAKAATSGSAFYGALTMALFGLATMPVMLGLGYVVGFLKGNVFRDWMIKIASLIIVLYGIYMSYLGYSAVVG
- the carA gene encoding glutamine-hydrolyzing carbamoyl-phosphate synthase small subunit; this translates as MMLKPVWIYLENGVFLEAKSFGFEGSRTGEIVFNTSMSGYQEIMSDPSYAGQFVVFTMPEIGIVGCNDDDMESQSIHASGMFVRSLNEIPSNFRARENLPSLLKKHDSMGICEIDTRYLTKMIRDGGPQMMIASTEVSDKETLKTMLKNSPRIEEVNYIEQVGTKKSYLHVKGVWNAETQSYNAAHNNLGKKIVAVDFGIKRNILNELCATGLEVEVIPHDFSADEIIERYKRGEIHGLFLSNGPGDPLILKKEVAQISKLIEAKVPMFGICLGHQLLSIAHGHPTYKLKFGQHGGNHPVKNTKTNIVEITAQNHNYNVPESVCSIAKVTHINLFDNTIEGLEYNDAPIFSVQHHPEASPGPHESKYIFQEFANRL
- a CDS encoding PAS domain-containing sensor histidine kinase gives rise to the protein MKLEQYQHAIESSNIISKTDVYGIITFVNDEFCKISGYTKEELIGQNHNIVRHPDVPASTFKQMWQTILQKKTYKSTVKNRAKDGSTFYVNTTVFPILNEEDEIEEFIAIRYDVTESVRLSEALIAKDEELEDLNATLEKRVQEQTKALMELNQTLEERVKEEVEKNREKDRFLFQQSRLASMGEMIANIAHQWRQPLSELTITLYQMKKVYTKQGNDKDEAFEESYIHAKRIISKMSETIEDFRNFFSPERQSDFFMLSSVAQEAIDIMRGTLEKNKIYIKLDVKKDVKIKGFFNEFSQVLINIMNNAIDAFNGINLKKRLIYIEIDTTTQGDAIMRLCDNAGGIEEGILDKIFEPYFTTKHASSGTGLGLYMSKMIVNNSMKGSIVAHNENKGACFTLTIPAAKE
- a CDS encoding cbb3-type cytochrome c oxidase N-terminal domain-containing protein gives rise to the protein MNWLNDNVNVLALLGAAAILILTIGVSWKYIQQMKTDKSSGELTKENWDGIGEYKNPLPIGWSLSFLGTMIWALWYFFVGYPLNSYSQIGEYNDEVKGHTTQFESKFSNPDKATLMAMGEGIFLVQCAPCHGVTGDGINGKAANLEQWGNEAAVVHAIVNGAKGSEYPLGEMPAGLLDEQSAKAVAAFMMQEISSVKKTKNPALVEEGRALWATCSACHGEDGKGMAGSAPDLSTYGSAQFVVNVLGTGKKGAIGNMPKFNDGRLSNVQKTAVGTYVSSLAK
- a CDS encoding cytochrome c oxidase, cbb3-type, CcoQ subunit; the encoded protein is METIRELQAYGYIFFTIFLAVILYSYLYHLYKAEKKGTRNYEQYSNIALHDNLDDAPVESRTPSNKEKE
- a CDS encoding response regulator transcription factor, coding for MSGLSKLTVLCVEDEEYLREALQKALSDEFAKFILARDGEDGLKKFKKYKPDIVITDIMMPIMDGLSMAKEIKQFSKQTPIVILSAFSEREKLLEAIDVGIDKYLIKPIDPDELLSTLRHISRELFEESDSVDLGFNYQFDKSRRVLVKEGKTIFLTKKELLFISILVKNLGVFVLHDEIKKYVWTNKKVTDSAIRTFIKRVREKTDKDFIKNIPGLGYKINMQER
- the ccoN gene encoding cytochrome-c oxidase, cbb3-type subunit I → MQANHALNYDYSVAKCFTYATILFGIIGMVIGVVIAYQMAFPDLNYLAGEYGTFGRLRPLHTSGVIFGFLLSGIFATWYYVGQRVLKVSMAESPFLMIVGRLHFWIYMITILVAVVTLFMGIGTSKEYAELEWPLDIAVVVVWVMWGISIFGLIGIRREKTLYISMWYYIATFLGVAMLYLFNNMEVPTYFVAGMGKWYHSVSMYAGTNDAMVQWWYGHNAVAFVFTVPIIAMIYYFLPKESGQPVFSYKLSLLSFWGLMFVYLWAGGHHLLYSTVPDWVQTMGSIFSIILILPSWGSAINMLLTMKGQWGQLKENPLIKFMIFASTFYMLSTLEGPIQAIKSVNALAHFTDWIPGHVHDGTLGWVGFMTMAALYHMAPRMYKRELYSKKLMESQFWIQTTGIVMYFSSMWIAGITQGMMWRATDQYGNLAYSFIDTVTVLIPYYALRATGGLLYLIGFFMFAYNLYKTMTVSKAIEREPQNASPMAA